Within the Medicago truncatula cultivar Jemalong A17 chromosome 4, MtrunA17r5.0-ANR, whole genome shotgun sequence genome, the region CAGCTGTTTGTAGCAATTCATATACTCCAGGAACTTAAGTATATGCACATCTTATGATTATATCAGCCATGAGTGACAGAGAAAGAATAGTTCCAAGGCTGTACCTAGGACTCCTTTCTTTGGGTGTTTTCGCCACTAGCAGACCGGGCTGCCTGGAACTGAATGACATACTTTTTTTGCAACTCTCTAAGCCTTTCAAGCAGTTCCAGAAAAGTTGGTCGACAAGTTGGATCACTGGTTGGAATGAACAAGCATATAAGTAGACATAATATGTTTGGTTATTGCACAACATTGGCTTCAATATTAATGGAATAAGAATACAAGGCTGATCGATAAGATTAATAATTTGCATAAAAGAGTATCAATATCAATAAGAGAAGTGCTAGCAGCACCCTTTTCAATACCAATAACATACAAAGTGTTGGAAAGAGTGTCAAAGAGGCATCGCTAgcaattctctactaaaaaatccaaaaccaaaGGCATTTATGCAACTACTAATTTCTTATTGCATTGCGGTACGGAAATGAAATATGGGCTTCATGATGTATGCTAcctaatattaaataaataaaaacgcCAGGAATTTCAATTTAATGAAACAATAATTGATGTTTTAGGTAAGATGGCCACCTATTTAGGACACAAATCACAATTACATTGATCTACGTTCTTTTGGGTGATAAAATTTATGCTTTATTCAGAGCAATGAGGAAAAAGATAACAAGTACAAAGTTTAACAATGAGATGAGAATGCACACCTGTGCCAACAGATCTCAATTAAAGAAGCCCACCCTGGATCAATATCTTTTGGAATTTCTGGACGCTGATTCATGAACCCTACAGCTCCAATTACCTGCAAGATTCCTAGAGGAAAAGTTGTTCATATATGAAAGCCACAGTGATACATATAGTtgcataaaaaagaaatattcagAGGTCACATAAGAAGGAACAAGGCAAACAAAATTTAACTGCTGCCAACACACTGTTCTTAAAATATCTAACCAAATTGAGAAACATTATTATTTTGGCAGTGGCTTTTCATTCAATAGGTTTGCAATCTTCTTGTTTTGTATGTAGTATGTATGCATGAAAGCAATACCTGCATTGGGTTGAGATTATCCCAAGGAATCTTTTCAGTCGCGAGTTCCCATAATATCACCCCAAAGCTGTACACATCAGACCTGATGTTCACAAGAAGCAGAAAAATAAGATATTCAAAGGCTGAAATTTATGTTAAAACATGTGGGAGGAGAGAGTAATAAAGGGCGCAGATTGAACACACTTCTCATCTGACGGTTCATTACGAAGAACTTCTGGTGCCATCCATTGAGgctacaaaaaagaaaaaaggtagaATCAATAAGAAATTTTGAGTCTCTTTAGTAGTGAAAATgtaaaggaggcaatttcaaACAGATTTAAAATATTATGCTCCATGAAAAAGATGACGAGCCTACCGTGCCCCTTCCTGTCTTAGTTGTGAGATATGTTTCATGCTTAAGACGTGAAAGACCAAAATCACCAACCTATATGGTTAACAAGTAATTTAAGATATTGTCCAACCCGATAGAAAACAATGCTATGAAATCCTCAAAGCGATCAAGCGCAAGCATCCAATCCAACATTGTAGGATAAATAGAAAATGACAAGTGACATACCTTCACAGTCCAATTCTTATCAACTAGAAGATTTGAAGACTTCAAATCTCTATGGACAATCGGCGGGTTATAATGATGAAGATAATTTATGCCTCGCGCCTGAAAAAAAGTAAGCCTTAAGTATACAACATTGCATTGCTTCAAATACAGTGAAAGAGGTGCTTTTTAAGATGGCAATGGAATGCATGTTTCATTACAATGCAATatctttacttttaataaaaaagaaagatatcATGTAGTAGATTATTCTATTTTAACAAATACTCACAATATCCAAGGCCATCTGAACTCGTCGTCTCCAGTCAAGTTTGGGTGTGTTTCGGTGTAACAAGCGACACAAGCTTCCGCTGAAGTTATCAAATACAGTTACaaatgaaaacaacaataatcGGCCTACTTCAGTACTTTGTGAGACACAGCACAATTATAATCAAAATGTGAGGATACAAAGAATCAACTCAAAAGTAAGGTTCAGAACAAACCGCGGGAGAAACTCTGTCACGATGCAGAGACGTTGGGGTGAAGTCACTGCTCCCATAAAGAGAAGAATATTTGGGTGCCGAAGTCTTTTCATGACAGATACCTTCACATAACAACATATCGTCAAATTAATGTTAGGAAGAGTAAATTTTTAGGGGGCTGCCAAGCACTCGGGAGGTTCACAAGAAGAAAGTGATCAAAGAAAGAGAAACTTGTAAGAAATAAGAACTTGATTTATGGCTAAACTCAATAACTAATAGTTCCTCTTCACTAATCCAAAATTTCTGGCATTCATttagttaacaaaatataagagattttaaacaaaaattttggaaacaaaaatataatgcaATCTTggttaaaaactaaaatcacaGTATTGTGTATGATAAAATACTATGTGGGCATGTGGCTAAGAAAGTAATGCTGACAAACTAACTAGTATTTTAATTGAAGGATGAGTAATGAAGACATAAATCCATCCAATCAAAAGGAAAaccaaaactttttttctttcctcaATAAATGAACTGACCTCCCATCCtcttaaacaatttaaaaagtaaCAATGTTATGTCTCCTAGGTTCATGGATGTTGTGTTTAAGAGGATTGGTTTTGCCATCCAAAAAGGGTTAGTGGCGCAGCTTGTTGCCCGCTTGTCTTCCATTCCtttgtaattatatatatttttttggtggtgtctgggattcgaacccagaccttgcatatattatgcattatccctaccaactgagctaagctcacagggatttgtaattatatattttaaaaatatataaaattattcaGTTATGATACTCAAAAAAaacaactactccctccgtctaaAATTAGGTATCCTATTTCCTaattttctttgtctcaaattatttgtccctttaataatatcaatacaacatttattattcttttccactaacatacccttatttattgcatttcaatcATCTATAACTACTTCACTAACTATAATGGGTGTTTTAGTAAATCATACagattttaccattaaaatcaacactattaatattaatcatttccttaataatcgtGTGAAACTCAAATGGGACACatattttgagacggagggagtatctctTTCATTTATTACTTAAGTTTGTTAAATCACTCTATGATAACCATATATTCATTGTTAACCTAAATATATGGTTTTGCATTTCATGATGCTGATTATATCCTTTCTATAATAGGCCATATACCCCTGCTAAAGAAATAACATGGGCTCTCATTTATGACAAGTCAATATAAGTTTTCATCACCTTTATGCGTAGTTAAAAGCACAAACCATACTGATCCCTTTAATATGCTTAGCTAATTCAACATGATCACTGTTGAtccttaaagaaaaaaaaacctaaaatacTGAAGCAATATCATATTCTCTATTATAGATCTGAGCCCAACTTGCAGTGCATGTGGATTAGTGTGTCACAAAATATGCAGTAGATGGTAAAACAAAAGGTAAACAACGTCTATGTTAAATCCTTAGAGGAAAACCTATTATCTTTTAATGATTTTTCCTCTCCAAATCATATTGGCAATGAAAAGATGTTTTTTCAACTTAAGCCGACTACCCGACCTTATTGGATTAGATTCAGTCTTAGGCCCAACATAGTCAGCAAATTAGACTGAAAGAAAGCATACCTCTTGTCGGAAGGATAGTATCAAATCATCTGAATACTCTTGCTTTGAGAAAACCTTGACAGCAACATCCTGCAAAAACATGAATATAAGCGGACATCAGAGTTGCAATCACCAAAATTTAGTTTGTCAACCTGTAAGATGCATTCTAACAATGTCAGGCTTAGAGCAGCCAAACAAATTTTACAGGCCTACAAGAAATCTTAATGTTCTTTAGTTCCAAAACGTCGAATTCGACACATTAAAGGACCTCAGTATATTAAATGCTAGTAACTCAAGTAGCAATATAGACATAACTTTGTACGATCAACATATATGAGAAACTCAACTATATACCGCACGCGACAAAGAAATATTGTCCTAGTAAATTGCTTGTAGAATATACTTTTATAATGCATGAATACAAACCGAAAATTAGAGGAAGAGAAAACAGCATACCGATCCATACCACAGAGCATGGTATACAGTTCCACAACAACCTGCGATTCAACAACAGAGAGGTGAATAAATCACCATTGATAACTAGATAGATATTAGGGTTCGCAAGCTTGGGCTCCATAAATTATCAAAATCCTTAAAGAAGCAAACAAAATTTCATGCTGAACTCTGAAAACAGATAATTTGTCAAGATTTTAAACAAATACTTGTTAAAGTATAGATATAGTCAAAAGATTATTTTTACAAACTTGCCCCTTTAGTTAAGAGTGCAACTTACCCTGTCCAATTTGTTCTCGAATTGTCAAATCCTCccacaaaatttcataatcaaaGCAATCATTGTCTGCGTCCACTTTACTACTGACAGCACCACTGCCAGCACTTCCGCAGCTGCTGGCACTACTTGTGCTGTTAACATTATAGGAGGAAGAACGGGATAATGAAGCCTCATTATTAGTAGGGCGATTACTTTCACCAGCCTGGTTTTCGTGCTTCAAGCCAGAAGAAATAATCTTTTGATTAACTGACTCATTTTCTTGATCATTCTGCCTCCACGGCTCAGCAGCACGAACGTTCCTTGCCTCTGATTCTTCTCGATCATTTGTTCTCCACGGCCatgttgatgttttcttttgaatCCAGGTTTCGGGCTTAGTAGGTAAACTTTTGTTAACAGGTTTTCCTTCACTCTCATCACCAGAGTCTCTCGAAGTTTTTGCTTCAAACTTTTCCTCAACACGATAAAATACACCAACAGGGGACTGTGGCAAATCACCTTTAGGCGTGCTAGCTCCGCTTGAATTAGCATCTTCTCTGTGTTCTGAGAAACCGAGATCAGAATGTTGACTTTCTCCATTCCCACCATCACGGTCCATGTTATTTTCTCCTGTCCAGATCTTCGATTTGACTTTGTTACCCATCTTCGACGCCTGTTTAACAGTTCTAACAAATCACAAAACATACCACAGGATACTAAATTGCATAAACATTCAAAGTTAACGAGCTAaccaaatttgaaattttagatGCTAGAGCAGTTTGTAGTGGCTGCTGAGAATCAAAACCAAGTTTATTTGAAACACTACTGCTACGACGAATACCATAATCCGATTC harbors:
- the LOC11422322 gene encoding probable serine/threonine-protein kinase drkD, translating into MMRSEEREKAVQKKIQELEEGHAYMKQEMSKLKLSDGREQQQHHHRQRSHSVSPQRSRLGSWNKGSCSFKHSSPLRKETHAHALVNFTEKHYLNILHSLGHSLHILDLNSRIIYWNRSAENLYGYAADEVLGQDGIDLLVDSRDWELACDTVNCVMKGEKWSGQFLVKNKKGEKFLAVTTNTPFYDDGSLVGIICVSSDSRPFLEMRAPFFGVKNAESDYGIRRSSSVSNKLGFDSQQPLQTALASKISNLASKMGNKVKSKIWTGENNMDRDGGNGESQHSDLGFSEHREDANSSGASTPKGDLPQSPVGVFYRVEEKFEAKTSRDSGDESEGKPVNKSLPTKPETWIQKKTSTWPWRTNDREESEARNVRAAEPWRQNDQENESVNQKIISSGLKHENQAGESNRPTNNEASLSRSSSYNVNSTSSASSCGSAGSGAVSSKVDADNDCFDYEILWEDLTIREQIGQGCCGTVYHALWYGSDVAVKVFSKQEYSDDLILSFRQEVSVMKRLRHPNILLFMGAVTSPQRLCIVTEFLPRGSLCRLLHRNTPKLDWRRRVQMALDIARGINYLHHYNPPIVHRDLKSSNLLVDKNWTVKVGDFGLSRLKHETYLTTKTGRGTPQWMAPEVLRNEPSDEKSDVYSFGVILWELATEKIPWDNLNPMQVIGAVGFMNQRPEIPKDIDPGWASLIEICWHSDPTCRPTFLELLERLRELQKKYVIQFQAARSASGENTQRKES